Proteins found in one Herbiconiux sp. A18JL235 genomic segment:
- a CDS encoding NUDIX domain-containing protein: MTVFAAGAVCWRIVDDKVRVLVIHRTAHRDVSLPKGKVDPGETLPQTAVREIAEETGLAVHLGVPLGVTNYTMPNGREKVVHYWAAEVTEDAVNRSTFLPNGEVAALEWLPIKRALAALTYERDAEILERFRMLVEQGITRTFGIIALRHAKATPPYQYPGPDADRPLTERGLGEAKSIVPTLLAFGPERLHTSTAKRCRQTIEPLSKRLGVSAKPTDAVSQDAWESGFSEVREFVGKRVRKRVTSVVCSHGPVLPDIVREVALATGTAPAATISRAGDLPVAGFSVLHLSADLPGSGIIAIETHVPG, encoded by the coding sequence GTGACGGTCTTCGCTGCCGGAGCGGTCTGCTGGCGGATCGTCGACGACAAGGTGCGGGTGCTCGTCATCCACCGCACCGCGCACCGCGACGTGTCGTTGCCGAAGGGCAAGGTCGACCCCGGCGAGACCCTGCCGCAGACCGCGGTGCGGGAGATCGCGGAGGAGACGGGCCTCGCCGTGCACCTCGGCGTGCCCCTCGGCGTCACCAACTACACCATGCCGAACGGCCGGGAGAAGGTCGTCCACTACTGGGCAGCCGAGGTGACGGAGGATGCGGTCAACCGCTCCACCTTCCTGCCGAACGGCGAGGTGGCGGCGTTGGAGTGGCTGCCGATCAAGCGCGCTCTCGCGGCGCTCACCTACGAGCGCGACGCCGAGATCCTCGAGCGCTTCCGCATGCTCGTCGAGCAGGGCATCACCCGCACCTTCGGCATCATCGCCCTCCGTCACGCCAAGGCCACCCCGCCCTACCAGTACCCCGGCCCCGACGCCGACCGGCCGCTCACCGAACGCGGACTCGGCGAGGCCAAGTCGATCGTGCCCACTCTCCTCGCCTTCGGCCCCGAGCGACTCCACACCAGCACCGCCAAGCGCTGCCGTCAGACCATCGAGCCGCTGTCGAAGCGCCTCGGCGTGTCGGCCAAGCCGACGGATGCGGTGAGTCAGGACGCCTGGGAGTCCGGCTTCTCCGAGGTGCGTGAGTTCGTCGGCAAGCGCGTGCGCAAGCGCGTCACCTCGGTGGTGTGCAGCCACGGCCCCGTGCTCCCCGACATCGTGCGCGAGGTCGCGCTGGCCACCGGCACGGCGCCGGCCGCCACCATCTCGCGAGCCGGCGACCTGCCCGTCGCCGGTTTCTCGGTGCTCCACCTCTCGGCCGATCTACCGGGTTCCGGCATCATCGCCATCGAGACGCACGTACCCGGCTGA
- a CDS encoding RNA degradosome polyphosphate kinase: protein MDADMISLATGVATDFDDDYDELTESTEGPALPEGRYLDRELSWLAFNTRVLELAEDPTLPVLERANFLAIFSSNLDEFFMVRVAGLKRRILTDLAVPTNVGRRPMDVLDDISEKAHELQARHAAAWTDLVKPALDEAGVHIVTWDELDEADRENLHDIFSNQIFPVLMPLAVDPAHPFPYISGLSLNLSVRVRNSKTGKEEFARLKVPQVLDRFIRVDVRETPDDLRFIPLEDLIANHLGDLFPGMEIVEHHVFRVTRNEDVEVDEDETENLLQALERELLRRRFGPPIRLEITDDMDPVTLELIVRELDVTEQEVYRLPAPLDLGGLFDLTKIARPDLKYPKQVPATAAALLPPEPNAKPDIFKAISRGDVLLHHPYESFATSVQAFLEQAAADPHVLAIKQTLYRTSGDSPIVEALIDAAEAGKQVLALVEIKARFDEQANISWARKLEKAGVHVVYGLVGLKTHCKLALVIRQEKGQLKSYSHIGTGNYNPKTSRIYEDLGLLTADDQVGKDLTRLFNELSGYAIEKKFKRLLVAPLHLRKGLLKRIAAEAENARAGKPSGIRIKLNSIVDEAIIDGLYRASEAGVPIEIWVRGICALKPGQSGLSENIKVRSILGRYLEHSRIFSFVNDGDPQVYIGSADMMHRNLDRRVEALVRLVDPDHLKEIESMFDLAMSEEVSSWALEADGTWTRHNVDADGAPLIDLQEHLMQTISRRKRPGTTR from the coding sequence TCCTCGCCATCTTCTCCTCCAACCTCGACGAGTTCTTCATGGTGCGGGTCGCGGGGCTGAAGCGCCGCATCCTCACCGACCTCGCGGTGCCCACCAACGTCGGCCGCCGCCCGATGGACGTGCTCGACGACATCTCCGAGAAGGCGCACGAGCTGCAGGCACGGCACGCCGCCGCCTGGACCGACCTGGTCAAGCCCGCGCTCGACGAGGCCGGCGTGCACATCGTCACCTGGGACGAGCTCGACGAGGCCGACCGCGAGAACCTCCACGACATCTTCTCGAACCAGATCTTCCCGGTACTGATGCCGCTCGCCGTCGACCCCGCGCATCCGTTCCCCTACATCTCCGGGCTCTCGCTCAACCTCTCGGTGCGGGTGCGCAACTCCAAGACCGGCAAGGAGGAGTTCGCGAGGCTCAAGGTGCCTCAGGTGCTCGACCGGTTCATCAGGGTCGACGTGCGCGAGACACCGGACGACCTGCGGTTCATCCCCCTCGAAGACCTCATCGCGAACCACCTCGGCGACCTGTTCCCCGGCATGGAGATCGTCGAGCACCACGTCTTCAGGGTCACCCGCAACGAAGACGTCGAGGTCGACGAGGACGAGACCGAGAACCTGCTCCAGGCGCTCGAGCGCGAACTGCTGCGCAGGCGCTTCGGCCCGCCGATCAGGCTCGAGATCACCGACGACATGGACCCGGTGACCCTGGAGCTCATCGTGCGCGAGCTCGACGTGACCGAGCAGGAGGTCTACCGCCTGCCGGCACCACTCGACCTCGGCGGCCTGTTCGACCTCACCAAGATCGCCCGGCCCGACCTGAAGTACCCCAAACAGGTTCCCGCCACGGCCGCCGCGCTGCTGCCGCCGGAGCCGAACGCGAAGCCCGACATCTTCAAGGCGATCAGCCGCGGCGACGTGCTGCTGCACCACCCGTACGAGTCGTTCGCCACCAGCGTGCAGGCCTTCCTCGAGCAGGCCGCCGCCGACCCGCACGTGCTCGCCATCAAGCAGACCCTCTACCGCACCTCGGGCGACAGCCCCATCGTCGAGGCGCTCATCGACGCCGCAGAGGCGGGCAAGCAGGTGCTCGCACTGGTGGAGATCAAGGCGCGCTTCGACGAGCAGGCCAACATCTCGTGGGCGCGCAAGCTCGAGAAGGCCGGCGTGCACGTCGTGTACGGCCTCGTCGGTCTCAAGACCCACTGCAAGCTCGCCCTCGTCATCAGGCAGGAGAAGGGGCAGCTGAAGAGCTACAGCCACATCGGCACCGGCAACTACAACCCCAAGACCTCGCGCATCTACGAAGACCTCGGCCTCCTGACCGCCGACGACCAGGTGGGCAAAGACCTCACCCGGCTGTTCAACGAGCTCTCCGGCTACGCCATCGAGAAGAAGTTCAAGCGACTGCTCGTCGCCCCGCTGCACCTGCGCAAGGGACTGCTGAAGCGCATCGCCGCCGAGGCCGAGAACGCCAGGGCGGGGAAACCCTCCGGCATCCGCATCAAGCTCAACTCCATCGTCGACGAGGCGATCATCGACGGGCTGTACCGTGCCAGCGAGGCGGGGGTGCCGATCGAGATCTGGGTGCGCGGCATCTGCGCGCTGAAGCCCGGCCAGTCGGGGCTCAGCGAGAACATCAAGGTGCGCTCCATCCTCGGACGCTATCTCGAGCACTCGCGCATCTTCTCGTTCGTGAACGACGGCGACCCGCAGGTGTACATCGGCAGCGCCGACATGATGCACCGCAACCTCGACCGGCGTGTGGAGGCGCTGGTGCGCCTCGTCGACCCCGATCACCTCAAGGAGATCGAGAGCATGTTCGACCTCGCCATGAGCGAAGAGGTCTCCTCCTGGGCGCTCGAGGCCGACGGCACCTGGACGAGACACAACGTCGACGCCGACGGCGCCCCCCTCATCGATCTGCAGGAGCATCTCATGCAGACCATCAGCCGCCGCAAGCGACCGGGCACCACGCGGTGA